One window of Phoenix dactylifera cultivar Barhee BC4 chromosome 5, palm_55x_up_171113_PBpolish2nd_filt_p, whole genome shotgun sequence genomic DNA carries:
- the LOC103699127 gene encoding probable metal-nicotianamine transporter YSL12, whose amino-acid sequence MIIDYKLIYPSGTATAFLINGFHTPQGAKLAKKQVRTLGKFFTFSFLWGFFQWFYSSNDQCGFQVFPSLGLQAYKNTFYFNFSAAYVGVGMICPYIVNISVLLGAILSWGIMWPLIGKKEGSWYPPGLGQGDLHGLQGYRVFIAIALILGDGLYNFIKVLSRVIFSFISVARSKGSRSTLPISDDDRPTATTTPISFNDRRRTEFFIKDQIPKRIAFGGYVAIAAISIATLPHIFPQLKWYFVLLAYIFAPVLAFCNAYGCGLTDWSLASAYGKLAIFLFGAWAGASNGGVIAGLAACGVMMSIVSTASDLMQDFKTGYLTLASPRSMFVSQIIGTAMGCVIAPCVFWLFYKAFDDLGLSGSEYPAPYASIYRGIAILGVDGFSSLPKHCLTFCYVFFAAAILINLGRDFSGKKVARFIPLPMAMAIPFYIGAYFCIDMCVGSLILFVWETVNKAQADAFAPAVASGLICGDGIWTLPQSVLAIAKVKPPICMKFLSRQVNDKVDAFISATLS is encoded by the exons ATGATCATCGACTACAAACTGATCTATCCAAGCGGTACTGCAACAGCATTCCTCATCAATGGCTTTCACACTCCTCAGGGTGCCAAGCTAGCAAA gaaaCAAGTAAGGACATTAGGCAAGTTTTTCACCTTTAGCTTCCTGTGGGGATTCTTTCAGTGGTTCTACAGTTCCAATGATCAGTGTGGATTCCAAGTTTTTCCCTCATTAGGTCTTCAAGCCTACAAGAACAC GTTTTACTTCAACTTTTCCGCAGCTTATGTCGGAGTTGGAATGATATGCCCATATATTGTGAACATTTCCGTTCTCCTTGGAGCCATCCTTTCTTGGGGAATCATGTGGCCGCTTATAGGTAAAAAAGAGGGCAGTTGGTACCCACCAGGTCTCGGCCAAGGCGATCTTCATGGCTTGCAGGGCTACAGG GTCTTCATAGCCATCGCCCTGATCCTCGGGGATGGCCTCTACAACTTCATCAAAGTCCTATCTCGAGTTATTTTCTCCTTCATTTCCGTGGCACGGAGTAAAGGTTCCAGGAGCACGCTTcctatctcagatgatgatCGTCCTACCGCCACCACCACCCCAATATCCTTCAACGACCGACGTCGAACCGAATTCTTCATTAAAGATCAAATTCCAAAACGAATTGCATTTGGGGGCTATGTTGCCATCGCAGCCATCTCCATCGCCACCCTTCCTCACATTTTCCCTCAGCTTAAATGGTACTTTGTCTTGCTTGCCTACATCTTCGCACCAGTACTAGCCTTCTGCAACGCTTATGGTTGCGGCCTCACCGATTGGTCTCTCGCCTCCGCCTATGGAAAGCTCGCTATTTTCCTTTTTGGAGCTTGGGCAGGTGCTTCAAACGGCGGCGTGATAGCAGGCCTTGCAGCTTGCGGCGTCATGATGAGCATCGTGTCCACCGCTTCGGACCTCATGCAAGACTTCAAAACAGGATACCTGACGCTGGCCTCACCAAGGTCCATGTTTGTTAGCCAAATAATTGGCACCGCAATGGGTTGTGTGATTGCTCCATGTGTCTTCTGGCTTTTCTACAAGGCCTTCGATGACCTCGGCTTATCTGGGAGTGAATACCCAGCACCCTACGCCTCTATCTACCGGGGCATCGCAATACTCGGCGTCGATGGCTTCTCGTCGCTGCCGAAGCACTGCCTCACTTTCTGCTACGTTTTCTTCGCTGCCGCCATTCTCATCAACCTGGGAAGAGATTTCTCCGGGAAGAAGGTCGCAAGGTTTATACCACTCCCCATGGCGATGGCGATACCTTTCTACATTGGGGCATACTTTTGCATCGATATGTGCGTAGGGAGCTTGATACTGTTCGTGTGGGAGACGGTGAACAAGGCTCAGGCGGACGCATTTGCGCCTGCAGTGGCCTCCGGTTTGATATGCGGCGATGGGATATGGACGCTACCTCAATCAGTGCTCGCCATAGCTAAAGTGAAGCCACCGATATGCATGAAATTCCTATCGAGGCAAGTCAACGACAAAGTGGATGCTTTCATTAGTGCGACCTTATCGTAG
- the LOC103697959 gene encoding anamorsin homolog isoform X2: MVAMKRRVLVATDNVVIPVSVVFSAVERIGVHVSAEDDVLVATRATPTIRGKLPIEPASMDGAISLMKTPELVGEQWIEEIARVLKPEGKILIQTSLSCLQLTDDKPSFGLERKLLMAGFLEVQTVQIKAMLPIEADGDQLLTIKGKKASWKIGSSFSLKKATNTAPKIQIDDSLLTEEDLKKPQLPPGLMHMIKSFASVRFPWASRRKKMQLEIVKLEARGRPERRTACTCGRPGKSKGWQLVIIFATCRVF; encoded by the exons ATGGTGgcgatgaagaggcgagtgcttgTGGCCACGGATAATGTTGTCATTCCGGTCAGTGTTGTTTTCTCAGCAGTTGAGCGCATAGGAGTCCATGTCTCTGCCGAAGATGATGTGCTCGTTGCCACTCGAGCTACTCCAACAATAA GAGGGAAGTTACCAATTGAGCCGGCTTCAATGGATGGAGCCATATCTCTCATGAAAACGCCCGAACTGGTTGGGGAGCAATGGATCGAGGAGATTGCAAGAGTGCTGAAGCCTGAGGGGAAAATCCTGATACAGACTTCTTTATCGTGTCTTCAGCTCACAGATGATAAG CCGAGCTTTGGGTTGGAGCGCAAGTTACTCATGGCAGGATTTCTTGAAGTACAAACTGTACAAATAAAAGCTATGTTGCCGATTGAAGCAGATGGTGATCAATTGTTAACC ATTAAGGGCAAGAAGGCTTCTTGGAAGATTGGGTCGTCATTCTCCCTTAAGAAAGCGACAAATACTGCTCCCAAGATTCAGATTGACGACAGTCTTCTGACTGAGGAGGACTTGAAGAAACCACAGCTACCGCCTGGGCTGATGCATATGATCAAGAGTTTTGCTTCGGTGCGTTTTCCTTGGGCATCACGAAGAAAAAAAA TGCAGTTGGAGATTGTGAAGTTGGAAGCAAGAGGAAGGCCTGAAAGAAGAACTGCATGCACTTGTGGTCGGCCGGGGAAGAGCAAAGGGTGGCAGCTTGTTATCATTTTTGCAACTTGCCGTGTCTTTTGA
- the LOC103697959 gene encoding anamorsin homolog isoform X4 — MDMVAMKRRVLVATDNVVIPVSVVFSAVERIGVHVSAEDDVLVATRATPTIRGKLPIEPASMDGAISLMKTPELVGEQWIEEIARVLKPEGKILIQTSLSCLQLTDDKPSFGLERKLLMAGFLEVQTVQIKAMLPIEADGDQLLTIKGKKASWKIGSSFSLKKATNTAPKIQIDDSLLTEEDLKKPQLPPGLMHMIKSFASVRFPWASRRKKIGDCEVGSKRKA; from the exons atG GACATGGTGgcgatgaagaggcgagtgcttgTGGCCACGGATAATGTTGTCATTCCGGTCAGTGTTGTTTTCTCAGCAGTTGAGCGCATAGGAGTCCATGTCTCTGCCGAAGATGATGTGCTCGTTGCCACTCGAGCTACTCCAACAATAA GAGGGAAGTTACCAATTGAGCCGGCTTCAATGGATGGAGCCATATCTCTCATGAAAACGCCCGAACTGGTTGGGGAGCAATGGATCGAGGAGATTGCAAGAGTGCTGAAGCCTGAGGGGAAAATCCTGATACAGACTTCTTTATCGTGTCTTCAGCTCACAGATGATAAG CCGAGCTTTGGGTTGGAGCGCAAGTTACTCATGGCAGGATTTCTTGAAGTACAAACTGTACAAATAAAAGCTATGTTGCCGATTGAAGCAGATGGTGATCAATTGTTAACC ATTAAGGGCAAGAAGGCTTCTTGGAAGATTGGGTCGTCATTCTCCCTTAAGAAAGCGACAAATACTGCTCCCAAGATTCAGATTGACGACAGTCTTCTGACTGAGGAGGACTTGAAGAAACCACAGCTACCGCCTGGGCTGATGCATATGATCAAGAGTTTTGCTTCGGTGCGTTTTCCTTGGGCATCACGAAGAAAAAAAA TTGGAGATTGTGAAGTTGGAAGCAAGAGGAAGGCCTGA
- the LOC103697959 gene encoding anamorsin homolog isoform X1, whose protein sequence is MDMVAMKRRVLVATDNVVIPVSVVFSAVERIGVHVSAEDDVLVATRATPTIRGKLPIEPASMDGAISLMKTPELVGEQWIEEIARVLKPEGKILIQTSLSCLQLTDDKPSFGLERKLLMAGFLEVQTVQIKAMLPIEADGDQLLTIKGKKASWKIGSSFSLKKATNTAPKIQIDDSLLTEEDLKKPQLPPGLMHMIKSFASVRFPWASRRKKMQLEIVKLEARGRPERRTACTCGRPGKSKGWQLVIIFATCRVF, encoded by the exons atG GACATGGTGgcgatgaagaggcgagtgcttgTGGCCACGGATAATGTTGTCATTCCGGTCAGTGTTGTTTTCTCAGCAGTTGAGCGCATAGGAGTCCATGTCTCTGCCGAAGATGATGTGCTCGTTGCCACTCGAGCTACTCCAACAATAA GAGGGAAGTTACCAATTGAGCCGGCTTCAATGGATGGAGCCATATCTCTCATGAAAACGCCCGAACTGGTTGGGGAGCAATGGATCGAGGAGATTGCAAGAGTGCTGAAGCCTGAGGGGAAAATCCTGATACAGACTTCTTTATCGTGTCTTCAGCTCACAGATGATAAG CCGAGCTTTGGGTTGGAGCGCAAGTTACTCATGGCAGGATTTCTTGAAGTACAAACTGTACAAATAAAAGCTATGTTGCCGATTGAAGCAGATGGTGATCAATTGTTAACC ATTAAGGGCAAGAAGGCTTCTTGGAAGATTGGGTCGTCATTCTCCCTTAAGAAAGCGACAAATACTGCTCCCAAGATTCAGATTGACGACAGTCTTCTGACTGAGGAGGACTTGAAGAAACCACAGCTACCGCCTGGGCTGATGCATATGATCAAGAGTTTTGCTTCGGTGCGTTTTCCTTGGGCATCACGAAGAAAAAAAA TGCAGTTGGAGATTGTGAAGTTGGAAGCAAGAGGAAGGCCTGAAAGAAGAACTGCATGCACTTGTGGTCGGCCGGGGAAGAGCAAAGGGTGGCAGCTTGTTATCATTTTTGCAACTTGCCGTGTCTTTTGA
- the LOC103697959 gene encoding anamorsin homolog isoform X3 has translation MDMVAMKRRVLVATDNVVIPVSVVFSAVERIGVHVSAEDDVLVATRATPTIRGKLPIEPASMDGAISLMKTPELVGEQWIEEIARVLKPEGKILIQTSLSCLQLTDDKPSFGLERKLLMAGFLEVQTVQIKAMLPIEADGDQLLTIKGKKASWKIGSSFSLKKATNTAPKIQIDDSLLTEEDLKKPQLPPGLMHMIKSFASLEIVKLEARGRPERRTACTCGRPGKSKGWQLVIIFATCRVF, from the exons atG GACATGGTGgcgatgaagaggcgagtgcttgTGGCCACGGATAATGTTGTCATTCCGGTCAGTGTTGTTTTCTCAGCAGTTGAGCGCATAGGAGTCCATGTCTCTGCCGAAGATGATGTGCTCGTTGCCACTCGAGCTACTCCAACAATAA GAGGGAAGTTACCAATTGAGCCGGCTTCAATGGATGGAGCCATATCTCTCATGAAAACGCCCGAACTGGTTGGGGAGCAATGGATCGAGGAGATTGCAAGAGTGCTGAAGCCTGAGGGGAAAATCCTGATACAGACTTCTTTATCGTGTCTTCAGCTCACAGATGATAAG CCGAGCTTTGGGTTGGAGCGCAAGTTACTCATGGCAGGATTTCTTGAAGTACAAACTGTACAAATAAAAGCTATGTTGCCGATTGAAGCAGATGGTGATCAATTGTTAACC ATTAAGGGCAAGAAGGCTTCTTGGAAGATTGGGTCGTCATTCTCCCTTAAGAAAGCGACAAATACTGCTCCCAAGATTCAGATTGACGACAGTCTTCTGACTGAGGAGGACTTGAAGAAACCACAGCTACCGCCTGGGCTGATGCATATGATCAAGAGTTTTGCTTCG TTGGAGATTGTGAAGTTGGAAGCAAGAGGAAGGCCTGAAAGAAGAACTGCATGCACTTGTGGTCGGCCGGGGAAGAGCAAAGGGTGGCAGCTTGTTATCATTTTTGCAACTTGCCGTGTCTTTTGA
- the LOC103716602 gene encoding probable metal-nicotianamine transporter YSL12, producing MGTEENGDARRGSWATDQEADMVGEEEEEKEKDGMVVEMSQMSRHHRRRKTNTKETEEGEGGERSEEKAMSIERAFEGKRVPTWREQLTLRALVVSFFLSVMLSIIVTKLNLTTGIIPSLNVAAGLLGFFFIKTWTKALEKTGLLRLPFTRQENTVIQTCCVAAYGIAFSGGFGNYLFGMSGRIANQASEANNEQNIKDPKLGWMIGFLFAVSFLGLFSVVPLRKIMIIDYKLIYPSGTATAFLINGFHTPEGAKKAKKQVRALGKFFAFSFLWGFFQWFYTAGDDCGFAAFPTLGLKAYENKFFFDFSATYVGVGMICPYIVNISLLLGGILSWGIMWPLIGNMKGSWYPADIPSSSLHSLQGYRVFIAIAMILGDGLYNFLKVLSRTMSSIISIMRSQGSTSTLPVSDNGHPITTTTIISFDDQRRIEIFLKDQIPKSVAYGGYVVVASISIATLPHIFPQLKWYYVLVSYIFAPVLAFGNAYGFGLTDWSLATAYGKLAIFLIGAWAGASHGGVLAGLAACGVMMSIVATASDLMQDFKTGYLTLASPRSMFVSQIIGTAMGCVIAPCVFWLFYKAFNELGLPNSEYPAPNALIFRNIAILGVDGFSSLPKHCLTLCCIFFAAAILINLIRDLSPKKVARFIPLPMAMAIPFYIGSYFAIDMCVGSLILFVWEKINKTQADAFGPAVASGLICGHGMWTLPESLLSLANVKPPICMKFLSRE from the exons ATGGGCACCGAAGAAAACGGCGATGCCAGGCGAGGGAGCTGGGCCACGGATCAGGAGGCAGACATggtaggggaggaggaggaggagaaggagaaggatggGATGGTGGTGGAGATGAGCCAGATGAGCCGCCACCACCGCCGCAGGAAGACCAACACGAAGGAAACCGAGGAAGGGGAAGGAGGAGAAAGATCGGAGGAGAAAGCGATGTCGATCGAGAGGGCCTTCGAGGGGAAGCGGGTGCCGACGTGGAGGGAGCAGCTGACGTTGCGGGCTCTGGTGGTGTCCTTCTTCCTCTCGGTGATGTTGAGCATCATCGTGACGAAGCTCAACCTCACCACCGGCATCATCCCTTCCCTCAACGTCGCCGCCGGCctcctcggcttcttcttcatcaagaccTGGACCAAAGCCCTCGAGAAGACGGGCCTTCTCCGACTGCCCTTCACCCGCCAGGAGAACACCGTCATCCAGACCTGCTGCGTCGCCGCCTACGGCATCGCCTTCAGCG GTGGCTTTGGAAATTACCTTTTTGGTATGAGCGGAAGAATTGCCAATCAAGCATCAGAAGCGAACAATGAGCAGAACATCAAAGATCCAAAATTAGGATGGATGATTGGATTTCTCTTTGCCGTTAGTTTTCTTGGACTCTTCTCCGTTGTGCCTCTAAGAAAG ATCATGATCATTGACTACAAGCTGATCTACCCAAGTGGTACTGCAACTGCTTTTCTTATTAATGGCTTCCACACTCCTGAGGGTGCAAAGAAAGCAAA GAAACAGGTAAGGGCATTGGGCAAGTTCTTTGCTTTCAGTTTCCTTTGGGGATTCTTCCAGTGGTTCTACACTGCTGGTGATGATTGTGGATTTGCAGCCTTCCCTACACTTGGTCTTAAAGCTTATGAAAACAA GTTTTTCTTTGATTTCTCCGCAACGTATGTTGGAGTTGGAATGATCTGCCCATACATTGTGAACATATCTCTTCTACTCGGAGGCATCCTTTCATGGGGAATCATGTGGCCTCTTATAGGTAATATGAAGGGCAGTTGGTACCCTGCAGATATCCCATCAAGCAGTCTTCACAGCTTGCAGGGCTATAGG GTCTTCATAGCCATTGCCATGATTCTTGGGGATGGTCTGTACAACTTCCTGAAGGTCCTATCTCGAACAATGTCCTCCATCATTTCCATAATGCGTAGCCAAGGTTCCACAAGCACGCTTCCTGTCTCAGATAATGGTCATCCTATCACCACAACTACCATCATATCCTTTGATGACCAACGCCGAATTGAAATATTTCTTAAAGATCAAATTCCAAAATCAGTCGCATATGGGGGCTATGTTGTTGTTGCCTCCATCTCCATTGCCACCCTTCCTCACATCTTCCCTCAACTGAAATGGTACTATGTGTTGGTTTCTTACATCTTTGCACCTGTATTAGCCTTCGGCAATGCCTATGGTTTTGGCCTCACTGATTGGTCTCTTGCCACCGCCTACGGGAAGCTTGCCATATTTCTTATTGGAGCTTGGGCAGGGGCCTCTCATGGTGGTGTGCTAGCGGGCCTTGCAGCTTGTGGTGTAATGATGAGCATTGTGGCCACAGCTTCAGATCTCATGCAGGACTTCAAGACGGGATACCTGACATTAGCCTCGCCGAGGTCCATGTTCGTTAGCCAAATAATTGGCACCGCAATGGGTTGTGTGATTGCTCCAtgtgttttctggcttttctacAAGGCTTTCAATGAACTTGGCTTGCCTAATAGTGAATATCCAGCTCCCAATGCCCTTATTTTCCGGAACATAGCAATACTCGGTGTCGATGGCTTCTCATCACTACCAAAGCACTGCCTCACTCTCTGCTGCATATTCTTTGCTGCTGCTATTCTCATTAACTTGATTAGAGATTTGTCCCCGAAGAAGGTGGCGAGGTTCATACCTCTCCCTATGGCAATGGCGATACCTTTCTATATTGGGTCATACTTTGCCATTGATATGTGTGTAGGGAGCTTGATATTGTTTGTGTGGGAAAAGATCAACAAGACCCAGGCAGATGCATTTGGTCCTGCAGTGGCCTCTGGTTTGATATGTGGTCATGGGATGTGGACTTTACCTGAATCTCTGCTATCTCTGGCTAACGTGAAGCCGCCGATATGCATGAAGTTCCTGTCAAGGGAATAG